Proteins from a genomic interval of Papaver somniferum cultivar HN1 chromosome 4, ASM357369v1, whole genome shotgun sequence:
- the LOC113271841 gene encoding uncharacterized protein LOC113271841 codes for MALSSCYVVVYYKGDCIPLKVSLDTMIRDFKIFVCDYWRNLTPRSIRFISGKGYDKTLINCDYSLHGLIVVACSRELSSSDLFVEEACHGVASRSPYVISTQSLSDDESCTGFTETSKINYLTEGHEQLKPLLSEGWEDISKGVSQVFMVVLMSKCGRNAECLSYLDCIPIDTAKSVFSIKEFNGEHKCGGAYNLKNPHVKSCYGIDVKYHHAYKEKETSKAEIYGDDVKSYTDLIWFVEAIKATNPGSYIKFEYDKETKRFERLFICFAACMEGYRFIRPMLYCDATFLNGRFKGTLMDATGVNGNQGFFPFAYALVLEEDIEGWEWFMENLQHCVDSRPITFITDRHEGIKQSIPKYFPNPYHSLCFYHLNNNLPIKKSHEKYKQVQDLFHKAAYCYSVAKYESALNEMCIIRCGWVAKYIRNIDPKHWENAFFVGCRYGTHSSSIVESFNNWILPERDLPPDALVDEIRIKIMRMSAERRELDRNYSDSLTPIYKALLKSHVDIGRPWSVTESGNGIDEVHSPSSHVVDVMHMTCTFQRWKVFGFPRAHATAAITMSGVDMLMLVQPYFGSNHFRNSYAPAIRPIPNYDRPEAYEPEERVLPGIPRTPQGRPPKKRIRSSYEKERRPMKCSNCKKIGNHNKATCRVLMLQ; via the exons ATGGCCTTATCCAGTTGTTATGTTGTTGTGTACTACAAAGGGGATTGTATTCCGTTGAAAGTTTCTTTAGATACTATGATTCGTGACTTTAAAATCTTTGTTTGTGATTATTGGAGAAACTTGACTCCTCGGAGCATAAGATTTATTAGTGGCAAAGGTTATGATAAAACTCTCATCAATTGTGATTATTCTCTTCATGGTCTAATTGTTGTTGCTTGTTCAAGGGAATTGTCAAGTTCTGATCTGTTTGTGGAGGAGGCTTGTCATGGTGTTGCTTCTAGATCTCCATATGTTATTTCCACGCAGTCGCTCAGTGACGACGAATCATGTACTGGGTTCACTGAGACTTCAAAGATTAATTACCTGACGGAAGGTCATGAGCAATTGAAACCTCTTTTATCTGAAGGTTGGGAGGATATTTCTAAAGGTGTTAGTCAAGTttttatggtggtgttgatgag CAAGTGTGGTAGGAATGCAGAATGTCTTTCGTATCTGGACTGTATTCCAATCGATACCGCTAAAAGTGTCTTTTCTATCAAGGAATTCAATGGGGAGCATAAATGTGGTGGTGCTTATAATTTGAAGAACCCAcat GTGAAGAGTTGTTACGGTATTGACGTAAAATACCATCATGCTTATAAAGAGAAGGAAACATCTAAGGCAGAGATATATGGCGATGATGTAAAAAGTTATACAGATCTTATTTGGTTTGTTGAAGCAATAAAGGCTACCAATCCTGGCAGCTATATTAAGTTTGAGTATGATAAAGAGACTAAACGTTTTGAGAGGCTTTTTATATGTTTTGCTGCCTGTATGGAAGGATACCGGTTCATTCGCCCTATGCTTTACTGTGATGCAACATTTCTCAATGGGAGATTCAAGGGAACATTGATGGATGCCACTGGTGTGAATGGAAACCAAG GATTTTttccttttgcgtatgctttagtTCTTGAAGAAGACATTGAAGGGTGGGAGTGGTTTATGGAGAACTTGCAGCACTGTGTCGACTCTCGTCCTATCACCTTTATCACTGATCGTCATGAAGGGATTAAGCAAAGTATTCCCAAATATTTTCCCAACCCTTATCATAGTTTATGTTTCTATCATTTGAATAATAACCTCCCTATCAAGAAATCACATGAGAAGTATAAACAAGTTCAAGATTTGTTCCATAAAGCCGCATACTGCTATAGTGTTGCTAAATATGAGTCTGCTTTAAATGAGATGTGTATCATACGATGTGGTTGGGTTGCCAAGTACATTAGAAATATCGATCCCAAGCACTGGGAAAATGCTTTCTTCGTAGGATGTAGGTATGGGACACACTCATCAAGTATTGTAGAGTCTTTCAATAATTGGATTCTTCCTGAAAGGGATCTGCCTCCAGATGCTCTTGTTGATGAGATCAGGATAAAGATTATGAGGATGAGTGCAGAAAGGCGTGAGCTCGATAGAAATTATAGTGATAGTTTGACTCCCATCTATAAAGCTTTACTCAAGTCACATGTCGATATAGGGCGTCCATGGAGTGTTACAGAGTCAGGTAATGGTATAGATGAGGTTCACTCTCCCAGCTCTCATGTTGTTGATGTGATGCATATGACGTGCACTTTCCAGAGATGGAAAGTGTTTGGTTTCCCCCGTGCTCACGCCACTGCTGCTATTACTATGAGTGGTGTTGATATGTTGATGTTGGTTCAGCCTTACTTTGGTTCAAACCACTTTCGCAACTCTTATGCTCCTGCAATTCGACCCATTCCCAACTATGACAGGCCAGAAGCGTATGAACCTGAAGAGAGAGTCCTTCCTGGTATTCCAAGGACACCTCAGGGAAGACCACCAAAGAAGCGTATTCGCAGTTCCTATGAGAAGGAGAGGAGGCCTATGAAGTGCTCAAATTGCAAGAAGATTGGGAACCACAACAAAGCTACTTGTCGTGTATTAATGCTGCAGTAG